The DNA sequence CGGATGCAGCAGGGCGCGCTGCGCGTTGACACAACGCTGACATGGAGCGACTCGCTGCGCTACAACGGCGAGGACGATCTCTTCGACAAGTTGCGGGATGGCGTCAAGGTGCCGCTCGCGCAGGTCTCGCTCATGATGATCACCACCTCGGACAACGCCGCGGCGCTCTGGCTGCAGGCGCTCGTGGGCGGCGGCACCGCCATCAACGGCTGGCTCGCGGCCAACGGCTTCGATTCGACCCGCATGAACTCGCGGACCCCGGGGCGTCAGGCCAACCGCGCCGCGATGGGATGGGGCCAGACCACGCCGCGCGAGATCGCCGAACTGGTGGTGCGCATTCGCGAGGGCAAGGCGGTGTCACCTGCCGCTTCGGCCGAGATGTATCGTCATCTGACGCGCATCTACTTCACCGGCGAGGCGCTCTCCACGATCCCGCCCTGGGTGCAGACCGCGTCGAAGCAGGGCGCCGTCGATCGCTCGCGCTCCGAAGTGGTGCTCGTGAATGCGCCCTCGGGCGACTACGTCTTCGCCGTCATCACCAGGAATCAGCAGGACACCACCTATCGCGCGTCCAACCAGGGCTACACCCTGCTGCGCAAGGTGTCTGCGCTGCTCTGGCAGACCTTCGAGCCGAAGCATCCGTGGACTCCACCCAACGATGGAGAACGTTTCAAACCGGAATAGTTGTGTGTGCCCTTCGCACACTGGGACGTGTTCTCTGGTAGTACCGTCGCCCAACGCGATGGCCCTTCACCAGGAGCACCACTATGCGCAACGTCCTATTCGCCGCCCTCCTCGCCGCCACCGTGCCGACTTTCGCCTCGGCCCAGGGCGGTTCCTTCGAAACCTCGCTCGGCGGCGGCGTGACGATTCCGATGGGCAACACCGCCGATCTCTATGACACCGGCTTCCACGGCGCCGCCGCTATCGGCTATCGCGCCCTGGATTCGAAGGTGGTCTTCAAGCTGCATGCCTCGCTGCATCGGCTGAATCAGGATGCCTTCACCGACGCGCACGCCAACATCTTCGCCGCCTTCGTCCGCGCCGATTACGACCTGTCGCCGACGATGTACGCGATCGGTGGCGTCGGCGTCGTCCGCAACGAGAATCAGATCGTGGTCAGCGGCGTCCGGTTCACCAACACGAATTCCGATGCCGCGATGACGGCCGGCCTCGGCCTCAATTTCGGCAAGAATCTCTTCGCCGAGGGTCGGCTCATGTACGGCTTCGGCGATCCGAAGTCGACGTTGATCCCGATCACCGTCGGACTGCGTTTCTAGTTGCCACGCGGCCGCCATGCCCTCCCGGGCGTGGCGGTTGCCCCGGGCGCCGCCAGCCCTTCGCACCACAAGGCCCCGCGGCGTCCGACCGGGTATAGTACATCATGGCTTCCCAGCTTCCGGGAAACGGCTTTCGACTGACCGCAATTCGTGATGCACTCGACCGCATCACGGACTTCCGCGTGACCGAGGCATCCGCCATCATCGCGGCGATGGTTCGCCGGCCACTCTCGCAGGTGGCCGGTTCGACGCTCCGTCAGATCTTCCCCACCCCACGCATTGATCGCTTTGTCGACCGCTTCGCCGAAGCACTGGCGAGTGACGCGCCGCAAACGGATGAATATCCCATCGTCTCCGGCGCCGTCGAAGCGACCTGGGTGCGGCAGACGGCGACGCGTGAAGATGCCGACACGCTGCTGGTGCTCATCGAGGATCTCTCCGCCGAGCGGCAGCGCGCCGTCCAGCTGGCGGTGTCGACGCGGCTCCGCGAACTGCTCTTCGAACGATCCACCCACTCGATCGTGCTGGTGGCCCCCGACGGGAAGATCGTGGAGGCCAATGCGGCATTCGCCACGCTGATGCAGATGGAGCCGACCGCCCTGATCGGGCTCCGGCTGCCGGATCATCTGGATTGCCCCCCCGCGGAAGCCGTCCGCCCGCCGTCGTTCCGATGCAAGCTGCGTTCGGCCGATGGCGAGTGGCGTCCGATCGAGATCTCGGAGACACCACTCCCCTACGATTATCGACAGCTGGTCATCGAGGATCGCTCCGAGATCGCGGCGAGCGAGCGCCGCTACCGCACCGCCATGCACGCGGCCGGCCTCTCCGCCTGGGAGATGCATCAGGCCACCGAAGCCCTGATCGTCTCCGAGAGCTACCGTACGCTGTTCGACCTGCCTCCCGATGCCCCGCTGCCGACGACGATCGCCGAGCTCCGCGCGATGGTGCATCCCGACGATCGGGAGCGGGTGTACCGCGGACGCCTGTCGCTCCCGTCCTGGAATCCAGGCGAGACCGTCCCGTTCGAGGTGTCCTATCGGATCATCACGCCCTCGGGGGAGATCCGCTGGATGCGTACCCGCGGCGAGTTGGTGCGGGCCAACGCCAACGACCCAGGCATCATCTATGCGATCACGCGCGACATCACGCTGCTGGTCGAGACGGAAGCGCGCCTGCGCGAGAGCGAGGAACAATTCCGCTCCGCGTTCGACGACTCTGCCATCGGCATGGCCCTCGTCTCCAACGAGGGCACGACCCTGCGCGTGAATGCCGCGCTGGCGAACATGTTCGGCTATACCCTCGAGGACGCGGTCAGGACGCAGTGGCATCAGATCCTCCACCCGGACGAGATCCCGGAAGCTTCGGTGGTTCTCCGGGAGATCGCCGCAGGGCAACTCGCCAGCAGTCGGGCCGAGCGACGCTGCCTGCGACGCGATGGCACGCTGGTCTGGACGCAGATGACCGTCGCCGGTGTCCGCGGCCAGTCCGAGCGCCCGCCGCAGATGATTGTGCAGGCGGAAGACATCACCGAGCGCAAGCTGTCCGAATCGGCGCGGGCCGAGGCGGAGGAGCGCCTCGGCCTTGTGCTCGAAGCGACACGGGATGGCGTCTGGGACTGGGACTGCGTCACCGGGAAGATCTACTTCGGCCCGCAGTGGTTCGGCATGCTCGGGTATCCGGCGGAGGGCCGCTTCGGTGACATCTCGGTCTTCACGCAGCTGGTGCACCCCGAGGACTTGACCGCCCTGTGGCCCGCCGTCGAGCGCCACCTGGAGGCCCCCGGCGAGGACTTCGACAAGACGTTTCGCATGCGCCACGCCGAGGGCCATTGGGTCTGGATCCGGGCCCGGGGCCGCGCCTTCTCGCGCGACGCCGAGGGCCGGGCCGTGCGCATGGTCGGCACGCATACCGACGTGACGCACCAGAAGGCGCTGGAGGAGCAGATCCGTCACGGACAAAAGATGGATGCCGTCGGCAAGCTCGCCGGCGGCATCGCCCACGACTTCAACAACCTGCTCACCGCCATCGGCTCCACCACGGAATTGCTGCTGGACACCACGTCGGCGGGCGATCCCCACGAACAGGATTTGCAGAACATCGCGTTGGCCGCTGACCGGGCCAAGGCGCTCACGCGGCAGTTGTTGGCCTTCTCCCGCCAGGATGTGGAACAGAGCGCCATGGTGGTGGTGGATGCGGTCGTATCGCAGGTGGCGCCGTTGCTGCACCGGATGCTCGGACCGGCCCAGGCCCTGCGCGTCGAACTGGCGGCACCGGACCAGCTGTTGCGTCTCGACCCCGCCAACCTCGAGCTCGCGCTGCTCAACCTGGTGGCGAACGCCCGCGATGCGATGCCTGATGGCGGGACGGTGCTGATCTCCACGCAGGTGGTCGACGAGGCGCCCGGCCTCGACGCCCCGGCCCCACGCGTCGCCACCCGGTTCGTGATCATCACGGTGCGCGACACCGGCGTCGGGATGACCGACGAGGTTCGCGAGCGAATCTTCGAACCATTCTTCACCACCAAACCCCAGGGCAAGGGCACCGGCCTCGGCATGCCGACCGTCTACGGATTCGTGCGGCGCTTGCAGGGGAGCGTGCAGGTCGAGTCACTGCCGGGAGAGGGCACCACGGTGCGGCTCATACTCCCGATCCTCACCGAAGTGGACGACTCGGCGTCCGTCGACGCTCGGCATCTGCCGAAACAGGCGGGCCGCGCCGTGCGCCGCCTCCTGCTGGTCGACGATGATGAGGTCGTCCGTCGCAGCACGCAGCGCCTGTTGGAGCACCGTGGCATCACGGTGACCAGTGTCGAGAGCGCCGACGAAGCCCTCGCCACGCTCGCGGCAAGCACCACGCCCTTCGACGTGGTGCTCACCGACCATGCGATGCCGGGTCGCACCGGCTTCGAATTGCTGGAAGAGATCGAGAAGCGCTACCCGGCCCAGCGCGTCGTCCTGATGTCGGGATTCACGGACGACGATCGCCTGCGTCACACCTTCAGCAACCGCGATGTGCCCTTCCTGGCCAAACCATTCACGCTGGACGAGTTGATGGAAGCCCTCGAGGGATAAACCTCACTTTCGCCGCTTGGCACCCCGGACCGGTGGCGCCGTCAGCGGATCGTCGGGCCAGTGATGCTTCGGGTACCGCCCGCGCAGGTCCTTCCGCACGTCGAAGTATCCCGTCGCCCAGAAGCTGGCCAGATCCCGGGTCACCTGCATCGGCCGATGCGCCGGCGAGAGCAGGTGCATCGTGAGCGGCACCGCCCCGCCACCGATCCGCGGCGTCTCCCGCCATCCGAACACTTCCTGCAATCGCACGGCGAGCACCGGCGCCGACGGATCGCTGTAGTCCACGCGAATCCGTGATCCGGTCGGCACCTCGACGTGCTCCGGCGCGAGTTCGTCGAGCCGCCGCCGCTGCTCCCAGTCGAGCTGATCAAGGAGTGCCCCACTCAGATCGACACGGCTGATGGCCTCGAGCTTTCGGATGCCGGTGAGCGTCGGGCCCAACCAGGCGCCGAGCGTCGCGAGGAGCGCGGCGTCGCCAACGTCCGGCCACCGCGCATCGAGCGCATGCAGGAATTGCAGCCGATCGCGCAGCTGCACCGCACCCGCCGACCACGGCAGCGCGCCGATCCCGCGACCGGCAATCGCCGCCAGCAGCGCCCCGCGCACCGCCTCCGCATCGACCTCGCGCAGCGGCTGCTCGCGGAGCACCAGCGCGCCGAGCCGATGCTGGCGCCGTGCGACGACGGCGTCAGACGCATCATCCCAGGTGACTTCGTCGACCACCTCGACCTGCTCACTGGCGTGCAGCAACAACTCATCGAGGTCGAGCGCCGCCGCGAGGCGGATTTGCCCCTCGCGCCCGACATCCTCGATCACTGCGACCGCCAGCCATGCCTCATGCGCCAGTGGGTCGGTCACCGGGAGCGTGGCGCCGCGCCCGTTGCGCAGCAGGAATCGCCCTGGCCCACCGCGCTGGCGCGCCACACGTTCCGGATATGCCAATGCCAGCAACACGCCATCGGACCAGAGCGCGCTGTCACCTCGCGCGCTCCCCACCCGTTGCCGCCACGCCGTCGCCGTGGTGCGCACCCGCTCGAGCGCTCCGCGATCGACCGTCGCCCCAAGTGTGCCGGCCCCCTCACTGCTGCGCCGATCGAGCAGGTCGAGTCGCAGCGCCAGGTCCGCTGGTGGTGGGCCCATCGTGCCGCGCAGCGGATCCTTCTCGTCGAGCAACGCCACCAGCGCCGCCGCGCGCGCCAACGTTGCTGCCCCACCCTCGCGGGCGCGCAACAGCAGATGTGCCAATCGCGGGTGCGTGCCGAGTCCGGCCATCGCCTGGCCGTGTGCGGTCAAGCCTCCCGCACCATCCAGGGCACCGAGCAGCGTGAGCAGATCGCGCCCCTGCGCGAACGCCGCGGCGGGCGGCGCGTCGAGCCAGCGCAACGCGGTCGGGTCGGCGAAGCCTGCCGCCGCCAGGTCGAGCGCCAGCGGCGCCAGGTCGCTGTCGAGGATCTCCGCGCGCGTCTGCGGCACCAGCCCTGCCTCTTCCCCGGCGCTCCAGCAGCGCACACAGATGCCCGGCATCAACCGCCCGGCGCGGCCGCGCCGCTGATCGGCCGAGGCACGCGACACCCGCACCGTCTCGAGGTGGGTCATCCCGGTGCGCGGCGAGAAGCGCGGAATCCGCATCATCCCGCCATCGACCACCACCCGAATGCCATCGATCGTGAGCGACGTCTCAGCAATCGAGGTGGCGAGCACCACCTTCCGCCGTCCCGCCGGCGCCGGGGCGATCGCCGCATCCTGCGCGCTCCCCTCCATCATCCCGTAGAGCGGCTGCACACTGACGTCGCTCGGCAACGCCCCTTCCCGCAGCAGCGACTCGACTCGGCGGATCTCGCCGGCACCAGGGAGGAAGACCAGCACCGAGCCCGTCTCGGTGGCCAGCACCTCACGCACCACCTGCGCGACGTGCGCCTCGAGGCGCACACCACTCCGCGCCGGGGCGTGCCGCGTCTCGACCGGGAAGGAACGCCCCTCGCTCTCGATCAACGGCGCGTCGCCCAGCAACGCCGCAACCGCCGCGCCATCCAGCGTGGCCGACATCACCAACAGGCGCAGGTCGTCGCGGAAGAGCTCGGCGGCGGCCAGCGTGAGCGCCAATCCGGTGTCGGCCACCAGCGAGCGCTCGTGATACTCGTCGAACAGGACGGCGCCGATCCCGTCGAGCGCGGGATCGTCC is a window from the Gemmatimonadota bacterium genome containing:
- a CDS encoding serine hydrolase; protein product: MALFRRTLALLLLLAAPLAAQGQWPAVKRDKALEAKLQALASAVQGDVGIYVRHLKSGRGAVLRADELFPTASMIKVPILATLFDRMQQGALRVDTTLTWSDSLRYNGEDDLFDKLRDGVKVPLAQVSLMMITTSDNAAALWLQALVGGGTAINGWLAANGFDSTRMNSRTPGRQANRAAMGWGQTTPREIAELVVRIREGKAVSPAASAEMYRHLTRIYFTGEALSTIPPWVQTASKQGAVDRSRSEVVLVNAPSGDYVFAVITRNQQDTTYRASNQGYTLLRKVSALLWQTFEPKHPWTPPNDGERFKPE
- a CDS encoding outer membrane beta-barrel protein; protein product: MRNVLFAALLAATVPTFASAQGGSFETSLGGGVTIPMGNTADLYDTGFHGAAAIGYRALDSKVVFKLHASLHRLNQDAFTDAHANIFAAFVRADYDLSPTMYAIGGVGVVRNENQIVVSGVRFTNTNSDAAMTAGLGLNFGKNLFAEGRLMYGFGDPKSTLIPITVGLRF
- a CDS encoding PAS domain-containing protein, which codes for MASQLPGNGFRLTAIRDALDRITDFRVTEASAIIAAMVRRPLSQVAGSTLRQIFPTPRIDRFVDRFAEALASDAPQTDEYPIVSGAVEATWVRQTATREDADTLLVLIEDLSAERQRAVQLAVSTRLRELLFERSTHSIVLVAPDGKIVEANAAFATLMQMEPTALIGLRLPDHLDCPPAEAVRPPSFRCKLRSADGEWRPIEISETPLPYDYRQLVIEDRSEIAASERRYRTAMHAAGLSAWEMHQATEALIVSESYRTLFDLPPDAPLPTTIAELRAMVHPDDRERVYRGRLSLPSWNPGETVPFEVSYRIITPSGEIRWMRTRGELVRANANDPGIIYAITRDITLLVETEARLRESEEQFRSAFDDSAIGMALVSNEGTTLRVNAALANMFGYTLEDAVRTQWHQILHPDEIPEASVVLREIAAGQLASSRAERRCLRRDGTLVWTQMTVAGVRGQSERPPQMIVQAEDITERKLSESARAEAEERLGLVLEATRDGVWDWDCVTGKIYFGPQWFGMLGYPAEGRFGDISVFTQLVHPEDLTALWPAVERHLEAPGEDFDKTFRMRHAEGHWVWIRARGRAFSRDAEGRAVRMVGTHTDVTHQKALEEQIRHGQKMDAVGKLAGGIAHDFNNLLTAIGSTTELLLDTTSAGDPHEQDLQNIALAADRAKALTRQLLAFSRQDVEQSAMVVVDAVVSQVAPLLHRMLGPAQALRVELAAPDQLLRLDPANLELALLNLVANARDAMPDGGTVLISTQVVDEAPGLDAPAPRVATRFVIITVRDTGVGMTDEVRERIFEPFFTTKPQGKGTGLGMPTVYGFVRRLQGSVQVESLPGEGTTVRLILPILTEVDDSASVDARHLPKQAGRAVRRLLLVDDDEVVRRSTQRLLEHRGITVTSVESADEALATLAASTTPFDVVLTDHAMPGRTGFELLEEIEKRYPAQRVVLMSGFTDDDRLRHTFSNRDVPFLAKPFTLDELMEALEG
- the hrpB gene encoding ATP-dependent helicase HrpB codes for the protein MIDGRSVLPIEATLPALRAALAEARRAVLVAPPGAGKTTRVPLALLDAPWLGARRIVMLEPRRLATRAAATYMASILGERVGQRVGYRMRQDTKVSSATRIEVVTEGILTRMLQDDPALDGIGAVLFDEYHERSLVADTGLALTLAAAELFRDDLRLLVMSATLDGAAVAALLGDAPLIESEGRSFPVETRHAPARSGVRLEAHVAQVVREVLATETGSVLVFLPGAGEIRRVESLLREGALPSDVSVQPLYGMMEGSAQDAAIAPAPAGRRKVVLATSIAETSLTIDGIRVVVDGGMMRIPRFSPRTGMTHLETVRVSRASADQRRGRAGRLMPGICVRCWSAGEEAGLVPQTRAEILDSDLAPLALDLAAAGFADPTALRWLDAPPAAAFAQGRDLLTLLGALDGAGGLTAHGQAMAGLGTHPRLAHLLLRAREGGAATLARAAALVALLDEKDPLRGTMGPPPADLALRLDLLDRRSSEGAGTLGATVDRGALERVRTTATAWRQRVGSARGDSALWSDGVLLALAYPERVARQRGGPGRFLLRNGRGATLPVTDPLAHEAWLAVAVIEDVGREGQIRLAAALDLDELLLHASEQVEVVDEVTWDDASDAVVARRQHRLGALVLREQPLREVDAEAVRGALLAAIAGRGIGALPWSAGAVQLRDRLQFLHALDARWPDVGDAALLATLGAWLGPTLTGIRKLEAISRVDLSGALLDQLDWEQRRRLDELAPEHVEVPTGSRIRVDYSDPSAPVLAVRLQEVFGWRETPRIGGGAVPLTMHLLSPAHRPMQVTRDLASFWATGYFDVRKDLRGRYPKHHWPDDPLTAPPVRGAKRRK